A single window of Usitatibacter rugosus DNA harbors:
- a CDS encoding sulfite exporter TauE/SafE family protein, whose translation MPLAELGAYLGIGAVVGFLAGLLGIGGGLIIVSSLALMFAAHGFPPAFIMHMAIGTSLAAIMAGAWSSFRTHHKHGAVDWPIVKTMVPGLFAGVLAGVVVARFVPTGVLKVVFLAFMAVMIVTMVFDLKPTQRRELPGASGLRGWAFFIGTASSLFGGGAAAIGVPFFTWCSMTVHRAIGTCAAMGFPLAIAGTVGYAIAGWTVPGLPEWSLGFVYLPAFVGISATSVLVAPFGARLAHKLRGATLRRIFALFLIATGIKLAISV comes from the coding sequence ATGCCGCTAGCGGAGCTCGGCGCCTACCTGGGCATCGGCGCCGTCGTCGGGTTCCTCGCGGGGCTGCTGGGCATCGGCGGCGGGCTCATCATCGTGTCCTCGCTGGCGCTGATGTTCGCGGCGCACGGCTTCCCCCCGGCCTTCATCATGCACATGGCGATCGGCACGTCGCTCGCGGCCATCATGGCGGGCGCGTGGTCCTCGTTCCGCACCCATCACAAGCACGGCGCCGTCGACTGGCCGATCGTGAAGACGATGGTGCCGGGTCTCTTCGCGGGCGTGCTGGCCGGCGTGGTCGTCGCTCGCTTCGTGCCGACGGGCGTGCTGAAGGTCGTCTTCCTCGCGTTCATGGCCGTGATGATCGTGACGATGGTCTTCGACCTCAAGCCGACGCAGCGCCGCGAGCTTCCGGGCGCCAGCGGCCTGCGCGGCTGGGCGTTCTTCATCGGCACGGCGTCGAGCCTCTTCGGCGGCGGCGCCGCCGCGATCGGCGTGCCGTTCTTCACGTGGTGCAGCATGACCGTGCACCGCGCCATCGGGACCTGCGCCGCGATGGGCTTCCCGCTCGCGATCGCGGGCACCGTCGGCTACGCCATCGCGGGATGGACCGTCCCCGGTCTTCCCGAGTGGAGCCTGGGCTTCGTCTACCTGCCGGCGTTCGTGGGGATCTCGGCCACCAGCGTGCTCGTGGCGCCGTTCGGCGCGCGGCTCGCGCACAAGCTTCGTGGCGCCACGCTGCGTCGCATCTTCGCGCTCTTCCTGATCGCGACGGGCATCAAGCTCGCGATCTCGGTGTGA
- a CDS encoding EVE domain-containing protein, whose translation MNYWLMKSEPDEFSIDDLVAAPKQSTPWFGVRNYMARNYMRDSMTVGDGVLFYHSSCEVPGIYGLAEVASTSYPDDTQFQKKSPYYDPKAKKEEPRWMLVDVKLARKTRPMPLEEMRGYPQLAEMVTLRKGNRLSITPVTAAEWKFITAKLK comes from the coding sequence ATGAATTACTGGTTGATGAAGTCCGAGCCCGACGAGTTTTCCATAGACGATCTCGTCGCGGCCCCCAAGCAGTCCACCCCCTGGTTCGGCGTTCGCAACTACATGGCGCGCAACTACATGCGCGATTCCATGACGGTGGGCGACGGCGTGCTCTTCTACCACTCGAGCTGCGAAGTCCCCGGCATCTACGGCCTGGCGGAAGTCGCGAGCACGTCCTATCCCGACGACACGCAGTTCCAGAAGAAGAGCCCGTACTACGACCCCAAGGCGAAGAAAGAGGAGCCGCGCTGGATGCTCGTGGACGTGAAGCTCGCCAGGAAGACGCGTCCCATGCCGCTGGAGGAAATGCGCGGCTACCCGCAGCTCGCGGAGATGGTGACGCTGCGCAAGGGCAACCGCCTGTCGATCACCCCCGTCACGGCAGCCGAGTGGAAGTTCATCACCGCGAAGCTGAAGTGA